One Bacillota bacterium genomic window, CCGCTTCCTGCTGCGCCACGGTGTGCAGGCGCCGCAGGGTACGCGTCGGTGGTCCCGGATGTTCCTGCGCTGGCTGGATACGCTGAGCTTCCCGCATCGGGCCACCCAGGTGGCCTCCCAGGAGTACCTGCATGCGGTTCATGAGTTACAGGGCCGGGTCGAGCGGCTCAAGGGGGAGATCCATGCGATGGCCACCGAGAGCCGGCAGGCTCGGGTGATCCAGGCGCTGCAGGCGATCAAAGGGGTCCAAGAGGTGACGGCGGTGAGCCTGGTCGCAGAGATCGGGGAGTTCTCGCGCTTTGGAAGCGCCGCCGAACTGATGGCGTACGCGGGCCTGGTGCCCCGGGGGTTCTCGAGCGGGGCGCAAACGCGGCGAGGCGGGATCACCAAGACCGGCAATGGTCACGTCCGCTTCGTGCTGGGGGAGGCCGCCTGGGCGTACCGGCACCGACCAGCCGTGAAGGCCCCGTTGCGCGCCCGGCAGCAGGGTGCCTATCCGGACGTCCTGCGAGTGGCTCTCAAGGCGCAGGAACGGCTGCAGCGCAAGTACTGGCGCTTGCTGAGCCGGGGAAAGCCGTCGACCGTTGCCGCTACCGCCGTGGCACGAGAGTTGCTTGGGTTTGCCTGGGCCATTGGCTGCTGCGTGGAGGCCAAACGCACCCACGCGGCTGCGTGACCTTGCGGCTGAGGGGAGAGAGCCCCGAGCTACACCACTCCAACACGGATCCAGCCGGCCGGGTGAGCGGGACCAACCGGGGACCGGTGGGGGAATCCTCGAAGCTGCTATGCACACGGCCCTGCGGCCATACGTGCGCTTCTAGTTCGAGGCTGCTCCCAGACGGATGGCGTAAAATGCGGTAGCCAACCCGCGGATATCAGAGTGCCAACCGTCGACGACATCCCCGGCCCGGCTCCACCGGCGGATCACCACTGGGGGTTGACGGCCTCGTTCATATCAGCAGTCTGTAATACGAATGGCAGGGGAGGCCTGCGATGTCTGGAACGAGGGATCTTCCGGTTGCTCGTGGTCGCGTTGGCCGTCGCTGTATGGCTTGGGGCTGCCGGCAACAGACTTGCTCGGAACTTCTGCGCCACTTACAACATGGGCGACTTCTACTTCCGGCTGCCCATCGATTCGGACTGGCTGTGGAACCCCGCGTTCCTGAGCGAGTCCGATGCAGACTCGCTGGATGCCATCGCAGCAACTAACCTGTCGGCGGGGACCGGCGAGCACTAGACACCGGCGGCAACCTGACGTCCTCCACCTCCTCGGGGAGCCGGTACCTTGGCCTGAGCCTCCGGTATGTGCACCCCGTGGTCGCCTCCCGCAGCGGCCTCGGGGTTCAGATCCCGACGGGGTTGAACAGCTCGACTACGACCCTGGGAAACAAGACGGCGAGTACCGACTTCGCCATCAAGCTTGGGTACGGGTAGCGGCCTACCCCGAGCCTGGCGGCCGGCCTTTCTCTCAACTACGGTCTGCTCACCGAAACCTATACGCCCAGCGGGCAGGCCTCGTACACGAGTCAACGGTGGCAGGCATTCCGGCCTGAAGCGGGGGTGCTCTATACCCCGCCTGCGCAGGCGCCCATCGCGCTCGGCATCAACCCTGGATTCCAGACGTACGTCCGCTACAACCCGGACGGTACCGTCAGCAACCACGGCACCCGCACGACGCTCGAACGGGTGGCGCGAACGGATCGCCCTCCTGCCTGGAGCGACCACGGTTACGTGACAGCCTATTACCACCAGGTGTGGCGCCAAACACTGGACGTTGCGGACCCGGTTCGCTGGAAGTACGGCTACCGGGAAGACTTCGTCGCCTTCACGCCGGTCTGGGAGCGCGGCACGACCACGCTTGCGGCCGGCGGCGAACTGTATAACCGTGCCGAGACCACCGAGGATATGGGGCAGACGACTGCCCACATCACGACCAACTCGCGGTCCGGGCTTGCGCTTCGGCTCGGCGTGGACACCCGAGTCCCTTCCTGGCTGCGTCTGCAGGCCGGCATCAACCAGATCGCTGAACTGCAGGTCAAAACCGAGACCACCTCGCCCCCCACCAACCGGACGCGGACGACGACTCTCCAGACCCGCTCCTATCGGTACGGCGGCGTGGGCGCGGACGTGGCCGGCTGGGCCATCGATCCCATGCTGTCCTCGGCATCGTCGGCGACCAACCAAACCACCTTGCAGTCGAACGCCAGGCACGGCACACGGACTTCTTCGGCGTCGTTGACGCTCGCCGCTCGGCGCTCGTTTTGAGCCAGCCGGGGCTTACCAGAGAAGCTCAAGCGGGAGTTCAAAACCCGGAAGTTCCTCGGGCCGGAAGACGGCACTGTTTCGACCGTGCCAGACCAGGACGTACTCGCCGTCCTGAAGGCGATAGGCCTCCAGCGATCGGGAGGCGGGGTCGATCATCCAGTAGGCGCCCACGCCTGCCTCCCGGTACTGCTCGAACTTGGGGCCTCGATCCTCTGCCCGGTTGCGGCTGTGCACCTCGATGGCAATGTCGGGCGGTTGCTCGAGGCGGTCTGCCCCAATGATCGAAGCCCTCTCTCGCCGGACCCCGCTCAGATCTGGAGCGCGGCTGGTGTATTCCGACAGGCGAACCAGCATGTCAACCACGAACTCGCCCCACCCGGTTCGCTCACAAAAGTCCTCGAGAAGGCGTGACAGCCGCCGCACAACCCGCTGGTGCACGTAACCGGGCTTGGTCATGACCACGATCTGCCCTTCGCTCAGTTCCATTTCCACCTCGTCAGGTGCCGTCATCCTGAGGAACTGCTCGCTGGTCAGCTTCTGCGCCGTCACGCTCATGGCTTCACCCGCTGCTCCAGCCGGGAAGGGCCTTTGAGGGGTATAAAGCGTCCCGGCTTCCTTGCGCCTGCGGCCTCATCATAACCGGAGCCAGTTTAGCCGGGCAAGCGCGGCGAGGCCGCTGGTGATGCCCATCCAATGCGCCGGAAATGGGGCCAAGCGCAAGGAAGCCAGGGAAGATGGGGTGCCGCCGGCGCACCCGTACAGATGGGACTCCGCCATTGAGAGTCGTCTCACCGGAACCGCCGGGCAGGTGGCGAACTGGAGCGCGGTCCGGGGGCGGGCATGGCGCTCGCAGCGTTGTTCCTCGGGGCAACTGTCGGCATCCTGGCATGGAACCGGCTGCCGACGAGCGGCCCTGTCCGTGACCTCCTCGCAAGGGCGTCCTTTTCGGCACCGACGGTTGCGCTTGCCTTGTTACCGCGCGAGTACCAGATCGATAGCGAACGGTTGTGGAGGCTCCTTCAAGGACTGCCCGAGGTAGCGGCTTCATTGCAGCGAGACTTCCAGCGCTTTGAGGCGTTTGTGCGCGGTTTGGCCTCCGCACCGAAGCCCGAGGGTGGGTCGCCACCGACCCAGTGTGGGCACGGCAACAGCCGTTTCGGTGATGGGTGGCTCTCCCTGGAACCGCCCGGTGACGAGCCCCCTACCGCTACGACTACGAACCGATGCGCCCTGTGCCGTTCAGAACGGAACCGACGTCGAACCAGGTCGGCGGCCCCGACGACTTCTCGGCCCTCGAGCGCCGAGACGGGGCAGTCCGAAAAGATTAATATAGCACCTTGACGTTGTTAAGGTGCTATATTAATGTTGTCCGAGGATGTGCCCCACGCGGGCCC contains:
- a CDS encoding transposase, whose protein sequence is RFLLRHGVQAPQGTRRWSRMFLRWLDTLSFPHRATQVASQEYLHAVHELQGRVERLKGEIHAMATESRQARVIQALQAIKGVQEVTAVSLVAEIGEFSRFGSAAELMAYAGLVPRGFSSGAQTRRGGITKTGNGHVRFVLGEAAWAYRHRPAVKAPLRARQQGAYPDVLRVALKAQERLQRKYWRLLSRGKPSTVAATAVARELLGFAWAIGCCVEAKRTHAAA
- a CDS encoding Uma2 family endonuclease; this translates as MSVTAQKLTSEQFLRMTAPDEVEMELSEGQIVVMTKPGYVHQRVVRRLSRLLEDFCERTGWGEFVVDMLVRLSEYTSRAPDLSGVRRERASIIGADRLEQPPDIAIEVHSRNRAEDRGPKFEQYREAGVGAYWMIDPASRSLEAYRLQDGEYVLVWHGRNSAVFRPEELPGFELPLELLW